The Elaeis guineensis isolate ETL-2024a chromosome 14, EG11, whole genome shotgun sequence genomic sequence ACTGGTAAGGCTTTACATGATGAAAAGGTAAAAAAGAAAGATAGGGCAGGTTATCATAAATTAATGCATCTGCCTGCTATAATTTCTGATGCTAAGAAGCCAGATATATTCATTCATATCCTTGGAGGCCACTTGATGTCACTGCCTATTTCTACTTCAGTGGAAGTCCGAAGGACTGTTGAGGCAGCAAGTTTGCACTTCTGCAgtgattttataatttaattttcttcCACCTGTTGCCGCTTTTACTTCAATGCCGTTCATCATCAAACGTACTTGCAGAGAGAACTCACAGttttgtacctttttttttttttaaatgtaaaTTACAATGCCTTCATAGTCACTCTAATGAATGATGACCTTTTGAATTCATTGTAGGATGCCTTGAAGCACAATGTTTCAATTCAAGGTCGAGACACCACAGGAAGCTGGCTAAGCAAGCTTGGGGACTATTATTTTCTTCGTCTTTCATTTGGGTCCACCTAAAGGCAGCAATTCTTTACTTCCTGAGGTTCCTGCTCAAGCTTGCAGTTAGGCCCTCTATAGCAGGTTGTTGAACCCATTTCTTCATTGCATTGATGGAGGTTGCCACAGTCTCTCCGAAGATTTTGCCCTCTTTTGTTATGTTTCTCTGTACAAAGTTGAGATATTTCTTCAAGCCCACTAAGAGGTGCCATGCTAGTCTTTTCATGCATCCCTTTGCTATGCTTTTGCACATGCTGTTATTTCACAAGTTGCTGAGATGCCACATAAAGAGCACTGAACCTTCATCTATTTATGAAACATTTCTGAACCTTCATGCATTGGCACAGATCCAAACCGAACTGACTCCTTTGACATATTTCTTTGCCTTGTTTTTACTGATTTTCATATATCATTCTTGAAGATCTTCCTGTTTATATTCTTTTTTGGCATCATAAGAAGACCTCTCCTCTGCATTGGCTCCAAGGGAATCAATCCTCCATGAGATCAAACATTGCACAAAGAAATATGACCAAGAATTAAAATGAACATGCAGCTTTCTCCAAATGCATGCAAATCTGTGCTAATGTGCTTATGGAGTACATGAAACCAGAGTTTCTCTGTCTACTACCATTTCACTTAGGCAGTTTGCAGTCCAGCTGCAACAAAGAAACTTTTTCGAGTCTCGTTTCTTCATCAATTTCTTCATCTTGATAGCATCTGCCTCCCTCTCAGCAACAATTATGTTCCATTATAGCACATAACCTCCTGCACTTTCTGGCTCGAGCTTAGATGAATGCAAAGCCACCATCTTAGCAAGCTCAATCTTGCCAGGACTTGGGCAAGCCTCTAATAATGCTTCCCATAAAAGAATCTGGCTCCATGGGCATGCCTTGATGAGATCATAAGCCTCCCAAGCTTCCCAGCTCTGCCAAGCAAATGCACCATGCAAGCTAATGCTCCAATCTGGACCATCCCAAGTTCTTCTTGCGTCAAATTGAATAAACTCTTCCCTAGTTTGTCAATCCAGCATGACAACAAGATGTAAGGACTACAATAAATGTAAGATGGGCAGGTCTTACACGCTCATTTTGACCCTGATTGCACTGTCACATTACCCATGGTTTGAGTATCTGAAAATCATAGAATTCCATGACACAATGCTACTCTCTCACATCTGATGAAAAGTACTGACTGCTTCGAATATAAGCCCACACTTGGCATACACGTCAACGAGCACTACCTATGAACAAATCTTGGTCCAATCCTGTTACCACAGCATGACCATGAATCTCTTTTCCATGTCTCAAGTCCACAACATTGGCACAAGCTGGCATAGGACTGCTAATTGTGACTCAGCTTGGCCTCATTCCTGCAACTGCTACCATTTGCCTGAACATTCCGAAGGCCTTGTCATACTTGAAATTGAGCACAAAACCAGATTTAATTGCAGTCCAGGAAACAACATCAGGCTCAACTCCATCAACCTGCATTGATCTGAACAGATCCATGGCCATCTCATCATTGCCCGTTCGAGAGAACCCAGAAATCATTGTATTGCATGTCATTAAATCTGGTTTTACCCCTAAAGATCTCATCTTTAGAACAAGACCATGGCACTTTCTGCTAGGCTTCCATGGGGATAGCCCGAGATCCTTCTCAGCCGTTCTGTCAAACACCCTCCGAGCACTGTGTAAGTTGACCGTGTTTGGAGCACATATCGATCAAAGCACAATGGAAGCATCAGAATCGAGCAGCGAGCGAGTGAACAAATCGCGTACCACTCTTCAGGACCTAGATCAGAGAGTTTGGCACAGGCTCGGATAACACTAGGAAGGACGGAGGACGTAAGGGTCGGGTCTGCGGCCTTCCTTGATTTGAGAAGTCGGGGGAAGTCATGGAAGGGCTCTTCGTGGGGACCTTGGCCGGGCGGGGATGGCTGATCTGGGTGATCCAACGGCCGAGATATTCTTTAGACATCCCCATATTATATCCCGCATTGGACGGCAGAAAAGTAATTTCCGCATAAAAGTTTATATGCACACTTTCGTATGAGATTCTGTCTCATAAGTATCATAGCGGCAGTTAGATTCTAGGGTTATCGAATTGAAACTTGGGCGGCCGGAAAAAGGTTCCTTTGGACCGTTCGAAATTGGGAGCAAGAAACCCTGCTGAAATCTGGAAGCGCTGGGGTTGTTGATCTCCTCTTCCGCCATTGGTAACTGCCGCAAGAACCACCCTCAAGGCCGTGGAGTTCTTGATGAATGGTGGCCATGTCGTGTACTCAAAGAGGAACCGCCGTCGGAGCCTGTCTGGGAGTCGAGCTATGGCTTCCGAAGCCCTCGACTGGATACGGCCGCCGTCGCCGGTCGATGAAAACGCCACCACTTCCTGCTCCCCGTCGGAATCCTCTGCTGCTGAAAAGATTCTTGAACCCTCTAGCCAAGAACTGCATGCTCGGTTCTTCAAAGCCGTGAAGAAATTATCGGGATCGGACCATGTTTCCCTTCCAAAGACCGGCTCCAGACCTATCCACCCACACGCGCTTGCTTACAATAGGCTGATGGGGGCCTTCGGCCAGGTCGGCGAGGTGGATGAAGTCCTCCGCCTCTTCCGCGAGATGAAAGAATCCAAGTGCCATCCGAATGTTCTCTGTTACAACACGGTCATCAACGCCCTGGTTATGGCGGAGCGTCTGGAAGAAGCCGAAGCAATATTTGAGGAGATGATCTTGTCGGGGCTAAGGCCCAATGTTTCCTCCTATAACATTCTCATAAAGATGCATGCTTGGTATGCGAGACGATTCGATCTGGCCTATGAGGTCCTTCTGAGGATGAAGGGTTGTGGGTACAGTCCTGACACCACCACATACTCGACATTGATTGCAGGTCTTTGTAGGGAAGGGAGAATTAGGGAGGCCTTGGGTGTTTTAGATTGGATGCTGGAGGAGAAATGCTCGCCCACCGTCCACACTTATACGCCCATTGTGCAAGGTTATTGCCGTGAAGGAAGAATTGAAGAGGCTAAAAGTTTGATGGCCACTATGGAGAGTGTCGGCTGCCCTCCGAATTGTGTGACCTACAATATATTGATCGATGCACTTTGCAAAGTGGGGAGCTTTGATGAGGTTGAGAAGGTTCTCCGAGAAAGTGAGTTAAAGGGTTGGAAGCCTAATGCGATCACCTATAACACGTATATCAATGGCCTTTGTAAGAGCCACAAGGCTAAAGAAGCATTCCAGAAATTGGAAGTTATGCTGGGGAATGGATTGTCTCCCACTGTAGTCACTTTGAATATCCTTCTTGATTGCCTTTGTCGTGATTCAAAAGTTTGGGAGGCCAAATGCTTGTTGGAGAGGAGCTCTGAACTGGAATGGGATGTTGGTGTGGTTGGTTACAACACTGTGATGAGCAGGCTATGTGAGATTGGGACATGGTCAGCTGTTCTTAAGCTCTTGAGTGACATGTTTAAAAAAGGTATCTCCCCAAATACTCAAACATTTAACATTGTGATTCGTAGCCTATGCATAGGTGGAAAATTTCGCAAAGCAGAATGTTTGGTTAGCAGCAGAGGGTTCATTCCAGATGTGGTGACATATAACACGATGATTCATTGGTTTTATCTTGAGGGAAAGATAAATGAGGTTCAGCATCTTTTTTCTAACATGGATGTTCAGAAGATTACACCAGATGCAATCACTTACAAAATTTTGATTAATGGCCTTTGTAGACAAGGAAAGTATTCGGAGGCTACTAATTGTTTCTTCAGATCTCTGGAATATGGCTATTCTAAAGATCTTGTTCTATCTCTAACTTATAGGCTGATTAGGAGTAGAAGACTCAAAGAAATGCTCAACCTATGTAAAGGATTGGAGAGGCAGGGTTTTTTTCCAGATGTCCTTATCTTTGAAACAACAATCAGGGCATTTTGCAGGGAGGGTTATTGTCGAAGCACAGATATTTATCAAGTCTGTCTTGTTCTGGACAAAATGCTTCAGAGGAGTTAAAACTCTTGCTGGATGTTGGATTCGTTTAATCTAACATTTCCTTTTCATTGGAGAACGTGAACATATGGGAGGTAATTTTCTTTTTCTACTTTGTTTATCAGTATAATGTGGAAACTCTTCTGCCCTTCTGTTTTACCAGATTTGACAGTGCATGTCTCTGTTCCAATGTTCATTCCCTTGGATCAGCATGTTACATGCAACATACAACAGCCTTCGCTGGATTTGATGATAGATGTTACCTGCATTTCTTCCATTGTCAAGCATCTAATATTGCTGCAATAATCACGAGAACTAGCCGTAATTCAATTATCACTATGCTGTTTCGTGTCTTATTATTATTCAAATCCATGTACCGTGCATTTTATGATGGCAAAAACTTGTACAGAGAAAAGCAAGTATCGGTGTTATGCTATGATGAACCTTCCTGGAGCTCCCACATTATATATCTTTAAGAGAACCATTTTTCTCCTCCTATACCTGCATTTAGTCATTCGCTGGCTTTTGATTCAGACTTCTTATACAATACTTTTTCTCTCTGATATATGATGTGTCACCATTGGTTGGAATCATAAATCATGATAAATTCTTGAATTCAAGCACTATGTCTCCATTTAGTTTGCTTGCTATTATGAAAGTTACTGATAGTAGCGAATGAATTTTACATGAAATCTGTTTACTGGGTTAGGCATTGGATGTTTCTCATACATGCTACTATATGTTGTTAGATTTTACCAGTTATTGAACAACATTATGCATTTCTTGAAAAATAAGAAATGTTATAGTGCATTTAATTAAGAAATTTGGTAGACCACTCAGCAACACCTGCATCAAATATTCCTTTTCGGTGAACAAGTATTGTATACACCTTTATCTTGAGTCCAACGTTCTGTAATTGTGGTATTTCTTGGAAGCCAATAGTTGACATTTTGATTGGGATTTTTTGATAATTCTTCttgtggatttttttttctttttttgtcttgATAGTGTCATCTCAATTAGCGATCAAAAGCGCGTCATAATCAGaaccctttttttctcttttcttctagtTACAGTTGGACCTCCAAAAGTAAACTGGAATGTAGTTTAGTTGTGTGAGCAGATTACGAGTGAAACTAATAAAGGTAGACAAAAGCAAATGTGTTGGTTTATTAAAATTAAAGACTCGGGTcatatttatatcataattatTAAGAAGTCAATTAATATGGCAgtcttgatttttcatttgagaaTTGAGGTGTTCTAGCTGTTCAAGTTGAATTCTATGTCAAAAGAAAGAATACAAAAATCTTTTGGTCCAATACACAGTTGGGTTGACATCAAGTTGACAATGGTTGCAAAGTTCTTCTCAATCCTTTCATATATCCTTCCTTAAAGATGGTTTCCATTGCCAAAGCCATATCAGTAGGATAAGGCTTTATTGTTGTTTGTTGAGCCAAGAATATCTATTCTCTGGATATAAGTTGCATGGTTGGTTAGCCTATCCTTCTATGACATGGCATATGTGCCTGTCCTATTTTCAGGTCAGTGGATACTCTTGAGAATAAACTGTGGGAGGAAGGAGACCTGGGTTCAGTAATGCATTTTGCAATGCTGACATTGACATCATGCCTGGTTATTTTGTTTCTCCTGGGCAAGATAAAATTTCTCTAAAGATTGTTGTTGCTGCTTCTGCTGCTGCAGCTATAGAGTCTACTTACCTGCTATACATAATTTTATATTACATCTGATATATAATATGTATAGGCAAGTTTTTGTTACTATATTATAGAATGCTTTTGATATGTAGACGAGTAGGTGCAGAGTGAAGCAACCTTGCCAGGGTCATAGGAATTGTATGTTTAATTATGAGGCAGTTGATGAAGATGCTGGGCCAATTTCTGCAGTTATTACAAAGAGATTTAAGGTGATACAAGTTCCCTCTTTTTGTTTCATATAGTTCTTATACAAGATTTTAATATAGTTTTTGAAAGTCATTTCAGTTTGAAAAGGAAAAAGTATTCAGTTTCACAGAAGCAACAGACTGACTTATATTTACTACCATATGGAAGTTGAAAACATGTCCTTTTTAAAGCATTTAATAAAACATATTTACTTGATTAGAAACAGATGTATTCTGGAACCATGAAATGTAAAAAAGAGCTTAATGCTACAGTAACTATTTTCTCATAACGTagcttttatttttaaaatttctccCTGTTGTGTTCTCATTTTCTTTTGCACATGTCCTAGAACTGAGACATCAGTTGTAGGTCTGTGTAATCCATTTTTTTGCATCATAAGGTATGCATATTAGGGAATTGGACCAACCATACAAGGTATGGGCCACAAACTCTAATTGCAAAGTCGTAATGTTGGATATGGTGCATTCAACAAAGTCAACATTGTACCTATCAACTAATGTATGATACTTCGACCATGTTCCACATTCCACAAAATATAGATGATATCATGATTAACAGATCGAGTTATTGAACAATGATAATTGTGATTGTCTCTATTTTTTGTCATTACCACATAGGCTTCCAAGTGATTGTCATTTTGACCACATCCAAAATGAAAATTGGATGTTCTTTGTACAAATAATTGCTGTCATTAGATTGCTCCTGTCATTATTGCTGCAGACATATATGAGGTTAAAGTCTTTTTGATTGAACTTGATTTACTTCAGTCTCAGCTGTATAGTGATAATTGTGATACTTTATTTCTTGTTAGTACTGCATTAAGTTCTAAGTGACTCATGGTCATCTAGAGCTCATCCAAAGTGAACAGTGCATGTAGGATGTTCTTTGTACAAATGGATTGCTCTTGTCATTATTGCCGAGGCTAAAGTCTTGCCTTCTGATCGAACTTGACTTACATCAGTCAGCTGAATAAAGCATGTCAACAAATTCATGCAACTTACAAAATGATTGAAGAAGGTATAATCTACGCTCTACTTTGCAT encodes the following:
- the LOC105056911 gene encoding uncharacterized protein, which translates into the protein MNGGHVVYSKRNRRRSLSGSRAMASEALDWIRPPSPVDENATTSCSPSESSAAEKILEPSSQELHARFFKAVKKLSGSDHVSLPKTGSRPIHPHALAYNRLMGAFGQVGEVDEVLRLFREMKESKCHPNVLCYNTVINALVMAERLEEAEAIFEEMILSGLRPNVSSYNILIKMHAWYARRFDLAYEVLLRMKGCGYSPDTTTYSTLIAGLCREGRIREALGVLDWMLEEKCSPTVHTYTPIVQGYCREGRIEEAKSLMATMESVGCPPNCVTYNILIDALCKVGSFDEVEKVLRESELKGWKPNAITYNTYINGLCKSHKAKEAFQKLEVMLGNGLSPTVVTLNILLDCLCRDSKVWEAKCLLERSSELEWDVGVVGYNTVMSRLCEIGTWSAVLKLLSDMFKKGISPNTQTFNIVIRSLCIGGKFRKAECLVSSRGFIPDVVTYNTMIHWFYLEGKINEVQHLFSNMDVQKITPDAITYKILINGLCRQGKYSEATNCFFRSLEYGYSKDLVLSLTYRLIRSRRLKEMLNLCKGLERQGFFPDVLIFETTIRAFCREGYCRSTDIYQVCLVLDKMLQRS